CGCCAACTCGAAAGGACGTTCAGATGTTCCCCTTCGCCAAGAAATTCGGCATCATCATGCTCACTGCGACAACCGCGATCGCCCCCTCACCGTGACGGCCGCCGAGGCGGGTGGACGCCACTGGCAGCGCAGCCAGGTTGACGAGCGCAGCCGCCAATACAATTACCGCGAATACGAAGCGCAGCAGCGCCTCCAGCAACAGCGCCGCCCGATCTACCGCCAGCACCGCCGCAACAACAATGATGGTGTAGCACTCGGCATTATCGGCCTGGGCGTCGGCGCCATCATCGGCGGGGCGATCGCCAACAGCCATAATAACCCGCGCGTAACCTACGAGCAGCCTCGCGTGCGCAACCAAGCACGAACCGCGAGCGGCGGCAGGTACGAACCCTGGAGCAACTCCTGGCTCCGCTATTGCTCGGACAAATACCGGTCGTTCAATGCCTCGACCGGTACCTATCGCGGCTATGATGGACGCGACCACTTCTGCGTCGTCAATTGATGTCAACCGGCCTGGGTAAACGATAAGCCCGGGCCTGACGCAACAAAGCAAAACGCCGCGCGCTGGCCCCAGCGCGCGGCGTTTTGTCGTTGAGTGCAGCAAGGCAGGCGAGTGACCGGCAGTCTGCCGGCCCTGGCCTACAGGCCGGTTAGAAACGGGTTGTTGCGACGCTCGTCGCCAATCTTGCCGCCGGGGCCGTGACCGCAGATGAAACCGATCTCGTCGCCAAGCGGCAGCACCTTGTCGCGGATTGAATCAAGCAGCGCCCGATGATCGCCCCCCGGCAGGTCGGTACGTCCGATCGAGCCGGCAAACAGCACATCGCCAAGGTGGGCAAACCCTTCCTTGCGGTTGAAGTAGATCACATGACCAGGCGCGTGGCCGGGCGTGTGGTAGACCTCGAATTCATGTTCGCCGAACGAGACCTTGTCACCGTCGTTGAGCCACTGGTCGGGGGTTACGTTGCGGACGTCCATTTCAAGCCCGAACATCTTCGCCTGCGCCTCAAGCCCGGAAAGCAACGGCAGATCATCCTCATGCGGGCCGATGATGCGGACCTTGAGTTTTTCGCGCAACTCGTCGGCGCCGCCGGCATGATCGATATGACCATGGGTAAGCCAGATCGCCTCAATGGTAATCCCGTTCTCGGTGATGGTCTGCAGGATCA
This DNA window, taken from Hoeflea algicola, encodes the following:
- a CDS encoding MBL fold metallo-hydrolase; translation: MGNLRAGIIPVTSFQQNCTILFDDDSKSGVVIDPGGDVDVILQTITENGITIEAIWLTHGHIDHAGGADELREKLKVRIIGPHEDDLPLLSGLEAQAKMFGLEMDVRNVTPDQWLNDGDKVSFGEHEFEVYHTPGHAPGHVIYFNRKEGFAHLGDVLFAGSIGRTDLPGGDHRALLDSIRDKVLPLGDEIGFICGHGPGGKIGDERRNNPFLTGL
- a CDS encoding BA14K family protein codes for the protein MTAAEAGGRHWQRSQVDERSRQYNYREYEAQQRLQQQRRPIYRQHRRNNNDGVALGIIGLGVGAIIGGAIANSHNNPRVTYEQPRVRNQARTASGGRYEPWSNSWLRYCSDKYRSFNASTGTYRGYDGRDHFCVVN